CCAACCCAATATTTGGCTCAAAAAATACCTCAActcattttataataattaatactTTTAAAGCATCACCTCTGcatctcaaaaaataaaataaaagacatcaCCCCAGCCTCTGAATGTTGATTTCTTACAAAAATAcaaacaacaaagaaatgaaacCCAACTTTTCATTATCCTCATTCTCAAGAAAACCAATGAGAGCAAGAAAAATGATAATtataaaatcaagaacataaacaataagtgaaaaaagaacaagaaaatcaAAGCCAGTAATTCCCTTTGCTCtgtctaaaaacaaaacaaacatataATTGATGCTTTCCAGCCACAACAATAATTCTGTAAATTTGGCTGAAATTTAAAGTTATGGAAGGATTACTGATAATAACACCAAACCACTTCAAACATCATTAAAACCAGCATCAAAAGATAATTTCTTGGTGAGATCAAACAACTTAAGATAATTCAAAAGTGGGTTCTTAGTTTTATGTTGTGATCAGATTTCAAAAATCCTACATCATTATCCATTGTCAAAACCAAGAACCACGAGTCTCCAGCAATGAAAAGAGAGACTTCATCCCCAAAATCCTCTAAAGGTACAGAACATAGTAATACAGAACAAGGTAGCATCATAAGCCTATTAATGTGAGAAATTTTAAAGTGCTAAGTTAACAAGCTGTCATGCTCTCAACTTGACATAAAAATAAGCTCACAAAAAATCACAATAAAATCCAAACTGCAAGCATTGCACACAACAAGCATAAGACTAATTCAAGTTAGATCTGAAAGAATAGAATCATTTTTGAACAATAGATAATTGAGATAATTATATGCAACTAAATACTTGGTAACATTTATAGAGGGTTTAAGGtgataaaaataatttcaaagcAATTAATGATCCGGATTTAAGACATCTCTCACATTTAATAGCAgtgagaatagaaattatttagtCAAAACTATGAAGAGAAGATAGCGTAAAAGTGAATTACAAGTCCAGGAGACTAGATGATTTCTTAAGAGAACACACAATGAGCACCTCCATTCCTATGAGGTGTTTATCAAAATTAATAGCTACTGAAATAAAATGCAATTTAAACGTTCTTCCACATACTTTATAACATAGTTTGCCTTGACCATATTAAAGTAGAGCAGAATCATTTTAGCCACTTTAGACAAAAAAAAATCACCACATTCAACAACATACTATTAACACAACAAGAAATCAAGCAAGCATGGCACAAAAACTTGACTTAAGTCATATCATTATACATTATGAAGCAAACATCTAACCAGGTTGTAAGCAAAGACATGTCAACCAAATATTATGCTCGATGCAGTCTTAAAGCTTTCTAATGCAATGAAATTCCAGCCAACAAACTAAATTACCAATTCCCAAGATCAAGTTACTAACAATTGATTAAGACATAAAGTGATGCAACAACTACAGTATATTTTATCTTTTTCATTCTtgctaaaataaaattttatttttgaccaAGTAAAACAAGCTCCAAAAATTCAATAACAACAAAAATAGAAGTAGAAACTCTTCAGTTAGgtaaaatcaagaaaattaaaGGAGAAACTATATAATGAAAAGTAAAATCATGTTAATTTCAAGGAGAAACTATACATGACCTTGAAATTTTCATAGTATTAAATCAAAAGTGACCTTCCAATTTGAAATTCAAGTTAAAAATGCTAACCCAAATgctgaaaaacaaaatcatatttacaaattaaaaaaataaggctTGCTCTCTAATAAAAAATCAGTTCTATTCATACTAGTCTCAAGAATTACATGCTATAAAGTCTATTGTTTACttggtaaattattttattttgaaaaatagacCAATCATAAACTAAGCAAAGTGATAGAAGTCAAAGATAAATTAAAGCATAGTATTTACATCAAGTAATATTCGATATAAATTGTTCTTTTGTGCTATTCAAATCAGAAAGCTAATAGCCCAAAAGATAGCATTGTGTTAAACCATCAAAAAACACAAAAGAGAAACAATAAGCTAAGAGCTGAACGAAGAGAAAATTCCACTACCAAACAGAGTATCTGCTATCGCTGAATTCCAAGACCACTAACAATAGAGGTACAAAACTAAAAATTAGCTTataggaaaaaaaatcaaaaatagAATAGAGCTTCTTCTATTTTTGTAAGCAATTAGTAGATTGAAGCAAACAAGGTTCAAAAATAGATCCCATTTTTTAATTATCTTTCATTCCAATACAAAATAGCAAATTAAACTCATAGACACGCTTCAACCATTATCAAATATAACCATTATTAGAAATAAGTAAGCAatccaattcaccaacatgcattacAGTAGTCATTATGTATAGTAAGTACGCATATGAAACCATTAATATGTTTACCAGAAAAGCTCTAGTATGCTTTAAAATAAGTTCTACAAGCAAATAATATAATATCAAGATCCTTAAAAGAAACTAGAAGGCAACACAGAGATAGATGAAGTGAACCAGCAACAAATTTTTAGTAGTCcatataatatattcaagaaTTTCATTCTCTGCATTTCATGAAATCACCACAAGCATTTAAATTAAAATGTATAAAAACTCAATGGGTAGGACATTAAAAAATCTTTAGGTATAAGAAAACTCGATAAATAATTAACACAGAAAAAAGACCTTACCTTCAGCACATAGTAGGATCAAAACATTATAGCAAGCAATATAGAATGCTATTTATAAGAGTTTGAAAATACCATAGTTCATGCTTCATCATAAATTTTATGCTTTCAttgttttaattaagaaaaaggaACTCAAATATTGTATGCATACCTGTAAAATCCAGCCACCACCCGCAAACCCATAAACAGAGTCAGCCCTAACCAAATCCCGGGAAGACCAATGACTACCGGAGTATATAGCAAAAATGCAGAAGACATTCCTCCCACCACCatctatgaaaaaaaaaacagtagTCAAAATGAGTAAAATATGCAATCTTCGGATCAgacccaaaaaataaaatttatgagATTTTCAAAAGTTCAGCATACCATGGCACGGGCAGAATATGCAAAATCCGAAGCACCATAATGGAGACCATAAAAAACACAAGCTAGTGCGTTCAGAGGTTGACTAGCACTGACAAACTGTAACAGTTTTAGAGAGCGTCATTATGAAGTCTATACATGGCCAGTTACCCAAAGGAAAATGAAAAGCAATTAGACTTATGAACAACAAATATACACATACCAATACTCCAGTACCAACAATTGCTAGTACTTCAACATCCTTGGTGAACAGAGTAGCTAATGAACCAAAAGATAGACCCAAAATTGCAGACAAGGCAAGACCTGTGAGTAATCCTACCTGATAGACAGTTAAATTAAAATGTATAAAAACTCAATGGGGTAGGACATTCAAAAATCTTTAGGTACAAGAAAACTCGATAAATAATTAACACTGAAAAAAAGACCTTACCTTCAGCACATAGTGAGCAATTTCCTTCACTGTCTTATAGTCACCTTTAGACATATAACTTGCAGTCAAAGCCTACAAGTAAACAACTCATAAATCAACAGAGACAAATCATGTGCAGATGCTGACTAGGCAGAGAGAAATTTCAACAGATTTAAAACTAAAGTATCCCTCTATTATTGACCAGtatgagcaaaaaaaaaaaaacaataataataagcaGAACTTTGCCAAAACTAGTGGTCCAAAACAAGGGCAACTTTAGTAGGATCAAAACATTATAGCAAGCAATATAAGTCAAAGAAAGAGATAATACTTGTGCAGATGCACCCAGGGCATCAACCAGAAGCGAAACAACCAACCATACTTGTATGCATATCTGATGAGCAGCCATTGTAACCGGGCCTTGACGAGCAGCCATTGATGTCCCCAAAGTCATGGTTGTTAGAACAGCAAGAGTTCTTCCAAGAAGAAAACCACCTATAACATCCCAAAATATATGAaagaatcaaataaaaatataacacctTAGTTATAACACGCAAAGAAAAAGGTCAACATGTCTAAAATAGAGAAACAGGTAATATTTTTGCTAAAGAAAAGTAAACTAAAAAACAGAACATACTATATATCAACTGACTGGCTATGCTTCAGTCAAATTATAAGACAAGAAAGCATCTTCATACAAAAGAGGGAAGTTCAATAACATAaggattatttttattttttaatattttaagaaaaaaaatgaaaaacaaaaccaAATTTACCAGATTTTATGTATCCTCCAAATTGTAATGATCCCATCTTTGGAGACAGTAGTATTGCTCTCTTATTTAGAAACCATAGCATTAAGAAGGTGACAACATATCTGAAATATAAACATTCGAGCAAGATCTTATGTCAAGGGATTATCACAgcaaaaactaaagaaaatttgcAATGCTAGTCAAAGAACACGTACTGAGACACAACTGTGGAAATTGCTGCACCAGTTGCACCCATTTGGAAAGAATACATAAGTATGGGAAACAAAATCACAGCTACAAGATTCCCAATACCTGCATACACAGCACCACATGAATTGACAAGAAGAGTGGTTCAACTTTGAAGAAATGGAAAAGAACACAAGGACAACAAATTGAAGACAAAATATATGATTTTCAATAGTTCTGTCAAATTGAATGGTTTATGAAATCTAAAATACAAATTACACTAAGTAAAATGAAGCAGCTActtgatgaaatttctgtaatgaTTTGCAGAAATTACAAGCAAGCAATTCAAATATACCTGAACAAAAATTAGCTTAGAGAGGTGGGACTTTCCTTCAGCTACTCTTTGATACcctaaaattcaaattcaaataaaaaaaaaacttacattaGAACCAAAGTCGGGTCTAATGAGGTAGAACAAAAGAGATTAAATCAGACTAAAAACTGAAATGAAAATTGAATTGAATCGAAATAGGAGATGAAACTCACTAGATTCAACGATCATGCGGTAGGAGAAATCGAAACCGTTCGTTCCAGTAGGCCTTCCATATGTGGATTTTCTCTGCTgcatcttttcttcttctttttctcggCTATGGACAAAGGGCTTTAGCTTaaaaaacttgcaaaattttGGACAGATccctaaattattattattattattaagaaattTTAAATTACTTCACTGTGATCATATAACACAGTTCAAGGAAACAAGGGATAGCGATGAATCACAAACAAAATGTCGTAAGGAAAATGAAAAGAACCTTTCATCTTCTCCTCAACGGCGTAAGCTTGGTGGTGGCCCGCGAATGGAAGTCGCACTGGGTCGAAGGCACGCAGAGGTGGGCTCGCACCTGGGGTCACTTGGTTTGGGGGTTGGGTTCACGGGTGCTTGAGATTTGGAGCTTGGCTCGGAGAAAAATGGCTGTGAGGATGGTGGTTAGGTGGTCGGATCTGAGGATGATGGTGGTTACGGGAGTGCGGCTAGGGCAAAGGGAAGAGAGAGACGAGAAGGAGAAGGGGAAAAAAGGTATGAGAATTGGGTCTCTCTCGGGTCTCGCAAATTTTTAGgtcacaaatgaaaaaaaatctaAGTGGCGTGGGATGGTGTATTATTAccgcctttttttttcttttcacaaaGTGGCCCATTATAGTGCtctagtataacacttttttattagtattatattcatgtattATGGAAATGAGTATTTGGTGTAGTGCGAGTAGAATGAAAATGAATCACTATCCCACAAtttcttaaaaaatatttaaaaatatatatttattaataattacaaaagactatGCGCAGTTATATTTTCTAGTTTATTTATAAATTAACAATTAGAGTTACTTGTTTAAGTAAACGGGGTTCATTTCTTTtaattcaaagtatgcattattatgcaTAGTTGAGTGAACGTAATAACTAATCCATTAAAATATTCTCTAAAAAGAACATCacctataataataataataataataataatatgataaccaAGAAATTAATAATAGCATAAAAGGACGTACCAACCTATTCTCAGGAGAATCACTTTGCTGAAGAGTCTCAAGTAGGACTCTGTAATAACCTTCTTTAATAAAGGGTCATTCATCGTCTCCTCCATGAACATTCACAAGTTCCTTGACAGTTCACCAACACATATGAGACGGAGAGCAACCTCGCACTTGGCTGTTAAGGGTGTCCCACATAAAAAGTGGTAGACAAATTCAACTACTTAATTATAAGAATATGAGTTACCTATTTCTTATTGACAACGAGCTGATGAGGAATGGGAGAACAAGAGGGACAGAGAAAGGCTTCAAGTATTATTGCCACGAAATACACAAGAACATACGAAAATTCCTGATAAAAATTAGTTGCTTTGAAAAAATATCCAAAAATATATGAAAGCGAACGTAACAATTTGAGGGTCCAGCACGTTGCAAAAGAAGAATAAAGAAAAAACTAGGGATTCAGGTCGAAATAAAGCCGCCGTCGACTTCCAAGTTATGACCAGTGATGAACTCAGATTCATCACTTGCAAGAAACAAAACAGCATCTGCCACATGTCGCGTCTTCAACACCACTCCTTTCAAACTCGAAAAtgtctcattttctctctcaagcTCTTCCGCCTCCATCCTACTGGCAACACATGAGAGCGGAGTTGCCAGTGCGCTTGGAGAGACACAATTCACCCTAATGCCGTGCTCCCCGAGTTGCAAGCTCGCCGAACGAACCAGCCCCAGGACGGCATGCTTCGACATACAGTAATCGGTGAACCTCCTCCTCCCACGAATGGCCACCGCGCTCCCCATGCAAACAATACTTCCTCTCACATGTTGCTCCATCATCACGCGAGCCGCATGCTTCACGCACGTTGCTACTCCTCGGGTGTTGACTGCCAGCACCCGGTCGAAAGTTGAGAGATCGAGCTCCAACACGGTTTGTGGTGGACGACTACATATTCCAGCATTGCAAAACATGATGTCTAGACGGTGGTACTTTTGGACCGTCCATTCAACCGTAAATTTGACTTGTTCTTCCTTAGTGACATCACAATGCACGTAACTGCACCTACTAACGTCGATTGATTCAGCGACTTGGCGTCCAAGTTCATCTTGGATGTCAGCGATGACCACCACAGCACCATGATCGACAAATAATTGTGCAGTTGCCTTGCCAATGCCACTGGCGCCGCCGGTGATTATGGCTACTTTGCCATATAATTTGGGTTTGGGAGATTGATTGGTTGTGGTTGACATATTATTGCTTGATTGAGACCAAATTACCACTAGGTATAGTATAATGCTTTATACACAATTGTATGGATATAAATAATGCCATTATTTGGGTGGTTGTAGGTACTTCAATTATTGCATggaatctttattttatttttttccacgTGACTATAAATTCAGGACTGAAATCGCCTGTCCCAAATTACCGTCACTTCCATATAAAACAGCCACGTGTCCTCTATAATCCTTACAAACTAAGTCATGTGTTGGAGAAGATAGGGGCGTTCATATAAACCGCAACCCGTGACCCGTGATTTGGAACCAAATCGCACTGCACCAAACCGCCAAAAATTGTAACCGGTGAAACTGTTTTCAATGGTTCGGTTTTAACTGGACCGCTCAACTTTAATAGTTTGGTTAcgatttctaattttttaaaaacaattaaaCCGGACCGCCGGACCGGATcgtgattttttctaaaaaaatagtttttagaaatgatggttcaaagatttgaacccctacacttaagttaatataaaaTCTACTAAACCATTCAAGCCAAACAATTTAAttgtttaagatatatttttagtagtatttaatacatacacaagtttccaaaactaaaaaaaaaaatgtaaagtctcacattgtttagaaagtaaacatttctttttctcacttctataaaataattcaaaatactTACACTTACAACAACAAACAAAATAAGtttcttgtagacttttatgatcttaaaagtaaagctaaaattattattattatttaaatacaattatttagttaattattttataataaaaaaagtttaaaattttaataatttggttatatggttaaaaccaaaccaaaccgcaCCAAACCGTTTATTTAAGGTTTGGTTTTTTAACTTTAATGGTTTGATTTCAAAATTATTCTAAACCGCACCAAATCAAACCGTGTACACTCCTAGGAGAAGATGAAAGAACTGCAGCCTATTTTTTCAGTGCATAGTGCACAAATTTTTTGAAACTCTCATTGGTTCTTTTTTTGCAGTGGGACCCAAATTACCTGGAgcttgaataataataataataataataataataataatgagagTAAATAATTCAGTGTTTTCGAAATATTACTTTTTTATACTCATTTTTTTTGTGGTGTATATAGTCAATGTTTTCAAGATGttacattttatattaaaaaaaatttgcgGTAAATATATCTAATGTTCTTAAAATATTGTACTTTTacacttattttttaaaattattttgataaataataagaaagtaaagaaaaaaatataaaaatatagttatttttaaaattttaaattattttcactttcaaaataaaaaaaattaaatttagtaaaattaatcaaaataataaaacttatattttgcctttactttttttttaaaaaaaaaacttatattttaaattgatgaaaatataattttttttaattattttaattttttttattaattttaatgatacatttattaatgtttaatttaaaatagttattttgagaaagaataagaaagagaaaataatttaaaattttaaaaataattaaaatcctatatttttccttcattttcttattatttatcaaaataataataaaaaaataggtaTAGAAGTGCCaaaaaaatattaagtatatttactaccaaaaaaagtttgggtataaaagtgcaacattttgaagatattgagtatatttaccgtaaaaaaaattgggtataaaaatacaactttttaaaaatattaaatattttagccGTTATTtactctaataataataataataataatatatttttctcTATATTAGACGACCATTGTATGAGAGGGAAGGCTCATGTTGTATTTGgccattttttctttttcaaaatggGTTTATTTTATTCGTGCAACatggtttttgttttatttgaaatgaTACTGCAACAAAATAGGggttttataattttatttgggagacattgaaagtttacAATGTTTTCCAATTGAGGAGATGTTGTAGgcggggtcattgtaggtatatgtCTCACGCCTCCCACTAGGAGACATGGGAAGTCTCTCATTTCTACCAAtgagagacattgaaagtctcccagatttaaaaaaaaaattataattaatattattttaatttgatttaataattaattaaattgaaattattttaatattaatttaataattaattaaattaaaattattaaatcaaattaaaataatattaattatttcaatattcatttaataattaattaaattgaaattattttaatattaattaaatatcactaaatatctagcaatatatatgtaacgccctacttccttagagccgttactacgTGAGTTTAaaaaaaacgtgctttcaactcgctaatcgaggttttaagtcaaacagtgtaattaagccataaacaaaggaaatacttgaaaaatagtaatttccatagaaaattataaaagtattacacttgggatctcaaaatacagtttagaaatatttacaacatataaactgaaccaagtcggctagac
This genomic interval from Humulus lupulus chromosome 8, drHumLupu1.1, whole genome shotgun sequence contains the following:
- the LOC133798711 gene encoding protein DETOXIFICATION 45, chloroplastic-like isoform X1, producing MYSFQMGATGAAISTVVSQYVVTFLMLWFLNKRAILLSPKMGSLQFGGYIKSGGFLLGRTLAVLTTMTLGTSMAARQGPVTMAAHQICIQVWLVVSLLVDALGASAQALTASYMSKGDYKTVKEIAHYVLKVGLLTGLALSAILGLSFGSLATLFTKDVEVLAIVGTGVLFVSASQPLNALACVFYGLHYGASDFAYSARAMMVVGGMSSAFLLYTPVVIGLPGIWLGLTLFMGLRVVAGFYSGAGRDSSNRYIEMISLEQFLTTFVVEAFRMEECISLIFVYISCFVFSDKGI
- the LOC133798712 gene encoding (-)-isopiperitenol/(-)-carveol dehydrogenase, mitochondrial-like, which gives rise to MSTTTNQSPKPKLYGKVAIITGGASGIGKATAQLFVDHGAVVVIADIQDELGRQVAESIDVSRCSYVHCDVTKEEQVKFTVEWTVQKYHRLDIMFCNAGICSRPPQTVLELDLSTFDRVLAVNTRGVATCVKHAARVMMEQHVRGSIVCMGSAVAIRGRRRFTDYCMSKHAVLGLVRSASLQLGEHGIRVNCVSPSALATPLSCVASRMEAEELERENETFSSLKGVVLKTRHVADAVLFLASDESEFITGHNLEVDGGFIST
- the LOC133798711 gene encoding protein DETOXIFICATION 45, chloroplastic-like isoform X3, translating into MYSFQMGATGAAISTVVSQYVVTFLMLWFLNKRAILLSPKMGSLQFGGYIKSGGFLLGRTLAVLTTMTLGTSMAARQGPVTMAAHQICIQALTASYMSKGDYKTVKEIAHYVLKVGLLTGLALSAILGLSFGSLATLFTKDVEVLAIVGTGVLFVSASQPLNALACVFYGLHYGASDFAYSARAMMVVGGMSSAFLLYTPVVIGLPGIWLGLTLFMGLRVVAGFYSGAGRDSSNRYIEMISLEQFLTTFVVEAFRMEECISLIFVYISCFVFSDKGI
- the LOC133798711 gene encoding protein DETOXIFICATION 45, chloroplastic-like isoform X2; amino-acid sequence: MYSFQMGATGAAISTVVSQYVVTFLMLWFLNKRAILLSPKMGSLQFGGYIKSGGFLLGRTLAVLTTMTLGTSMAARQGPVTMAAHQICIQVWLVVSLLVDALGASAQALTASYMSKGDYKTVKEIAHYVLKVGLLTGLALSAILGLSFGSLATLFTKDVEVLAIVGTGVLFVSASQPLNALACVFYGLHYGASDFAYSARAMMVVGGMSSAFLLYTPVVIGLPGIWLGLTLFMGLRVVAGFYRYIEMISLEQFLTTFVVEAFRMEECISLIFVYISCFVFSDKGI